One Sphaerisporangium krabiense DNA segment encodes these proteins:
- a CDS encoding LamG-like jellyroll fold domain-containing protein, whose product MPEGLMPRAWSSSGQTSNVDSAADVDTPVQQTGSAAGRPHLVPAEATRAEVKGPKSGKGTGSVKPPKGALPLEVRHKASKEPAKGGNKPSASPRSLSAMAAGDCYYPRWAPGINYSSGTTVSYFNTTQGMTEAHDFWAQSAPGGLPPLTTSAWVDIGPCYVPPAPEPPSFMEFWPDDDAQVGTLKPTLGAWAAAQTGSVNYWFQLCSGDGPSSAWDWCVNSSWNTTGTWDVNSSQVKWGKKYWWSVIAEDSVNGLQETSSWMTLTAEPEQPSINSLLGAGSDGHEFDPAAGNYTQASVDASVATMGPPLTTTRTYNSLDPRTDGMFGAGWSTRWDMRLVEEPQTQTVLVTYPDGRQSRFGSSGNGTYVPPQGSFATLATVSGGGWRLMDKSATSYLFDAQGRVTKVTDNRGRAQDLTYGTDGKLTTVTATGGRSLHFTWTGAHATSVSTDPINGTAQSWNYTYDGDKLVKVCSPGSATACTTYIYGDASRYSTGIVNSMPTGYWRLNEATGSAGSTVADAVGWNLGGEDAEFSGGTYNATVGVAGALGGTTDTAIRFSGTSANSSYVQLPQSAISGRGSHLTVEAWFKTTNSGVVIGQSDTDTGTPSDFTPVVYVGTDGKLRGRYWAAGAAGPITTSGTVNNGQWHHVALSGDGSTQTLYLDGQAVGTRSGAIDHRDQAYTRVGSGYASSSWPSSTGSTQVFPFKGDIDEVAVFGRSLPAAEIKAHYQAGVAGAQMTKATLASGRVWAENTYNANGGRLLTNTDSDGGLWKIGAVQYSGTGEGDSLATVTVTDPHNGLVRSVYEPTRGMRIVSHADQVSTAQPPNQAKKTTYEYDTGGFPSKITDPNGNTTQVTHDERGNDLSVTTCRSAGNCQTSYTSYHLNTSDPFDPRNDRVTASRDARSTSSTSNTYATKFEYTAFGEKSKETTPATTDFPNGRSTTYAYTDGTEPAVGGGTTPAGLLKSETDPKGNVREFAYTLAGDLAKVTEPTGLVTEHTYDAVGRRTSTSQISGGEEDPPASTLSDDGLVASYGFNAGSGTAIADDSGHSQAGTATDTTWSNSGKFGKALSFNGTSSWVTVPDSPSLRLSDGMTVMAWVNPTVLDNWRQVLMKEFNGGLSYALYASNGSQPNGWAVNTGGTEGSVDSSQNIPTGTWSHLALTYDGSKLAFYLNGTKTAETNFTGALRADGGPLRIGGNGTWGEYFTGLIDEVRVYNRALSESEIQNDKDTAVTAPDPTDPPAPTGATTNTTTFTYDAYGRVSKQTGTGVKNQVSDVTHTAETRYTYDVDGNKLTETLADLTGADPSRTITYEYDTYGRVNKIIDAEGGTKLATYDHKGQMVSTTDFGGAMYDYGYTPRGQLASVTLKGWTSSPTNPQPAQDVVIKSYAYDPGGRMASQTDAMGRKVRYAYFNDNTMSEETAEQVKLNGSATPVDVMLASSLYDGAGNLTRKVTGGGKVRVDYVYDAAARLTSSTLDPVQLGRKTSYVYDANNNIIEKTLTATGSSRTEKTFYQYDVGNQLTQQTVENGASDFTTSRTVDDRGLITEITDPRGNVPGATRMDYTTLITYDVLGRTTTVQEPPVKVERNGAAAVTQRPTSRIGYNAAGEETHQTDPENRSLVTAYDKAGRIRSVTGSPYTPPGGTAVTPQIALGYDAGGRVITSTDPRGNVTDITYDVLGRKVRVTDPPATQGAARSTWDYTYTLTGEMLSTTDPTGARTEATYDGLSRQITATRIERKPTAAAFTTNAEYDPADHLIAVTQPSGDRIQLTVNAAGEVTGRTDALGHSSTFGFDFAGRQISVTDALGNSTVAEYDLAGRKIATKYLNSSAAVQRTYGFGYDETGNLTSQTSPEGHVTQRSYDAANRLVRQVEPVSASKVITTSFGYDAAGGRTRRTDGRGNVFLTTYNTLGVVESQIEPATQAHPNPADRTWTASYDAAGNTTGVLQPGSVRVTNSYDNLNRLISAQGSGAEAATQTSTFDYDDAGRLISAGDLAFTFNDRGLLLSTAKAGTPGTLSTFGYDGNDRLTQRTDAAGTAVFTYDAADRLKTMIDPIANATLTYGYDNADRLTGIDYGANKAKRTYVYDAMSRLTSDTLKTAAGANVASIGYGYDLDDNLTTKTTTGMAGAGTNTYTYDRSNRLISWTAPGGAVTAYEWDDSGNRTKAGSKTYAYDERSRLLSGDGTTYTYAARGTTATQTTGSVTKVLQFDAFDRMIADGQATYIYDALNRVTSRAQGTAVSKHLYGDLSNDIAATTDATGTKLASYSRNAAGQLTSVSDASGARLALADQHGDVVGTFDSAATALADSVAYSPFGEETARNGTRHDVGFQGEYTDPATGKVNMHARWYQPVTGTFASRDEADLNPTPSVQANRYTYANADPLSNTDPTGHSARAIYCSNCPQPPAVKMPGGYMCTNGICVRPDSVEQWWNDYINSPGFEYYNNPRLSDEEIKRLGYKYMPNGRPVEDNVPFWDMSPEAQELYMQRYQPTLTPDEHFALAVDSMVAADDEEGFEALYLGLPSGGKGVSSKKVFRALKSARDLFQTLKACHSHLGSKGCKVVIAAQWAAFMSQVCDRNMITGQCIPTKVGSMLGVFGIPIKLMAFLYETNGGLTKEQFHEALLKWAKKEGATCEKDQQSGLTVCGGLKSGTHFGNSGTTLGDILLTGRPLKNISRTFLNHEAEHMRQWNFYYNHTKFWPTFLTYYFAEMINKFGDICDNIYERQAEKKGKTYNC is encoded by the coding sequence GTGCCGGAAGGGCTGATGCCGCGCGCCTGGTCCAGTTCCGGCCAAACTTCGAATGTTGATTCTGCCGCCGATGTGGACACGCCCGTCCAGCAGACGGGTTCGGCGGCGGGACGGCCGCACCTGGTGCCGGCCGAGGCGACGCGGGCCGAGGTAAAGGGCCCTAAGTCCGGTAAGGGCACCGGGTCGGTGAAGCCGCCGAAGGGTGCCTTGCCGTTGGAGGTGCGGCACAAGGCGTCGAAGGAGCCGGCCAAGGGGGGGAACAAACCCTCCGCGTCGCCGCGGAGCCTCAGCGCCATGGCCGCGGGTGACTGCTACTACCCCCGGTGGGCGCCAGGCATCAACTACTCGTCCGGGACGACCGTCTCGTACTTCAACACCACGCAGGGGATGACGGAGGCGCACGATTTCTGGGCGCAGTCAGCCCCGGGCGGTCTGCCGCCGCTGACCACCAGCGCCTGGGTGGATATTGGACCGTGCTACGTGCCGCCGGCGCCAGAGCCGCCGTCTTTCATGGAGTTCTGGCCTGACGACGACGCTCAGGTGGGGACGCTGAAGCCGACGCTGGGCGCGTGGGCGGCCGCGCAGACCGGTTCGGTCAACTACTGGTTCCAGCTGTGCTCCGGGGACGGTCCCTCCAGCGCCTGGGACTGGTGCGTCAACAGCTCCTGGAACACCACCGGGACCTGGGATGTGAACTCTTCCCAGGTGAAGTGGGGTAAGAAGTACTGGTGGTCGGTGATCGCCGAGGACTCGGTGAACGGGCTGCAGGAAACCTCGTCATGGATGACGCTGACCGCCGAACCCGAGCAGCCCTCCATCAACTCGCTGCTGGGCGCCGGGTCGGATGGACATGAGTTCGACCCGGCGGCGGGTAACTACACCCAGGCATCGGTGGACGCCTCGGTGGCCACGATGGGGCCGCCGCTGACCACCACGCGTACCTACAACAGCCTGGACCCCCGTACCGACGGCATGTTCGGCGCCGGGTGGAGCACCCGGTGGGACATGCGCCTGGTCGAGGAGCCGCAGACCCAGACCGTACTGGTCACCTACCCCGATGGGCGGCAGTCGCGGTTCGGGTCATCGGGCAACGGTACCTACGTACCGCCGCAGGGCAGCTTCGCCACCCTGGCCACTGTCAGCGGTGGCGGCTGGCGGTTGATGGACAAATCAGCCACCTCCTACCTGTTCGACGCCCAGGGCCGGGTGACCAAGGTCACCGACAACCGCGGGCGCGCGCAGGATCTGACGTACGGCACAGACGGCAAGCTGACCACCGTGACGGCCACCGGCGGCCGGTCGCTGCACTTCACCTGGACCGGCGCCCACGCCACCTCGGTATCCACCGATCCGATCAATGGGACAGCGCAAAGCTGGAACTACACCTACGACGGGGACAAGCTGGTCAAGGTGTGCAGTCCGGGGTCGGCCACCGCGTGCACCACTTACATCTACGGTGACGCCTCCCGGTACAGCACCGGCATTGTGAACTCGATGCCGACCGGCTACTGGCGGCTGAACGAGGCCACCGGTTCGGCCGGTTCCACGGTCGCCGACGCGGTGGGCTGGAACCTGGGTGGCGAGGACGCCGAGTTCAGCGGCGGCACCTACAACGCCACCGTCGGCGTGGCCGGAGCACTGGGCGGGACCACCGACACCGCGATCAGGTTCAGCGGCACCTCGGCGAACAGTTCCTATGTGCAGCTCCCGCAGTCGGCGATCAGTGGCCGGGGCTCGCACCTGACGGTGGAGGCGTGGTTCAAGACGACCAACTCCGGTGTGGTGATCGGGCAGAGCGACACCGACACCGGCACACCGTCCGACTTCACCCCCGTGGTGTACGTGGGCACCGACGGCAAGCTGCGCGGCCGGTACTGGGCCGCCGGCGCGGCTGGACCGATCACCACCTCCGGCACGGTGAACAACGGTCAGTGGCACCATGTGGCGTTGTCGGGCGACGGCAGCACCCAGACGCTGTACCTGGACGGGCAGGCGGTCGGCACCCGCAGCGGCGCCATCGACCACCGCGACCAGGCGTACACGCGTGTCGGCTCGGGGTACGCCTCCTCCAGCTGGCCGTCCTCCACCGGCTCCACCCAGGTGTTCCCGTTCAAGGGTGACATCGACGAGGTGGCCGTCTTCGGCCGGTCGCTGCCTGCTGCCGAGATCAAGGCGCACTACCAGGCGGGCGTGGCCGGCGCGCAGATGACCAAGGCCACCCTGGCCTCGGGCCGGGTCTGGGCGGAGAACACCTACAACGCCAACGGCGGGCGCCTGCTGACCAACACCGACTCCGACGGCGGCCTGTGGAAGATCGGTGCCGTGCAGTACAGCGGGACCGGCGAGGGCGATTCGCTGGCCACGGTCACCGTGACCGACCCGCACAACGGCCTCGTGAGGTCGGTGTACGAGCCCACGCGTGGCATGCGGATCGTCAGCCACGCCGACCAGGTGTCCACGGCCCAGCCCCCCAACCAGGCCAAGAAGACGACCTACGAGTACGACACCGGCGGTTTCCCCTCCAAGATCACCGACCCGAACGGTAACACCACCCAGGTCACCCACGATGAGCGTGGCAATGATCTGAGCGTGACCACGTGCAGGTCCGCGGGAAACTGCCAGACCTCTTACACGTCCTACCACCTCAACACCTCCGACCCGTTCGACCCGCGCAACGACCGGGTGACCGCTTCCCGGGACGCGCGGTCGACCAGCTCCACGAGCAACACCTACGCCACCAAGTTCGAGTACACGGCGTTCGGTGAGAAGTCCAAGGAGACCACTCCGGCCACCACGGACTTCCCGAACGGCCGGTCGACCACCTACGCCTACACCGACGGCACCGAGCCGGCGGTCGGCGGCGGGACCACACCGGCCGGTCTCCTGAAGAGCGAGACCGATCCCAAGGGCAACGTGCGCGAGTTCGCCTACACCCTCGCGGGTGATCTGGCGAAGGTGACCGAGCCGACCGGGCTGGTCACCGAGCACACCTACGACGCCGTCGGCCGCAGGACCTCCACCAGCCAGATCTCCGGAGGTGAGGAAGACCCGCCGGCGTCCACGCTGTCGGACGACGGGCTGGTGGCGTCCTACGGGTTCAACGCCGGCAGCGGCACGGCGATCGCCGACGACTCCGGCCACTCCCAGGCCGGCACGGCCACCGACACCACCTGGTCCAATTCCGGCAAGTTCGGCAAGGCGCTGTCGTTCAACGGCACCTCCTCCTGGGTCACCGTGCCCGACTCCCCGTCGCTGCGGCTGTCGGACGGCATGACCGTGATGGCGTGGGTCAATCCGACCGTGCTGGACAACTGGCGCCAGGTGCTGATGAAGGAGTTCAACGGCGGCCTGTCGTATGCGTTGTACGCCTCCAACGGGTCCCAGCCCAACGGGTGGGCGGTCAACACCGGTGGCACCGAGGGCAGCGTCGACTCCAGCCAGAACATCCCCACCGGGACCTGGTCGCACCTAGCGCTGACCTACGACGGCTCGAAGCTGGCGTTCTACCTCAACGGCACCAAGACTGCCGAGACCAACTTCACCGGAGCGCTGCGCGCCGACGGCGGGCCGCTGCGGATCGGCGGCAACGGGACCTGGGGCGAGTACTTCACCGGCCTGATCGACGAGGTGCGGGTCTACAACCGGGCACTGTCGGAGTCGGAGATCCAGAACGACAAGGACACCGCCGTCACCGCACCGGACCCGACCGACCCGCCGGCCCCGACCGGTGCCACCACCAACACCACGACCTTCACCTACGACGCCTACGGCCGCGTCTCCAAGCAGACCGGTACCGGGGTGAAAAACCAGGTCAGCGATGTCACGCACACCGCCGAGACCCGCTACACCTACGACGTCGACGGCAACAAGCTGACTGAGACGCTGGCCGACCTGACCGGAGCCGACCCCAGCCGTACGATCACCTACGAGTACGACACTTACGGGCGCGTCAACAAGATCATCGACGCAGAGGGTGGAACGAAGCTGGCGACGTACGACCACAAGGGTCAGATGGTCAGCACCACCGACTTCGGCGGCGCGATGTACGACTACGGCTACACGCCGCGCGGCCAGCTTGCGTCGGTCACGCTGAAGGGCTGGACCAGCAGCCCGACCAACCCCCAGCCGGCACAAGACGTGGTGATCAAATCCTACGCCTACGACCCCGGCGGACGAATGGCCTCCCAAACCGACGCCATGGGCCGTAAGGTCCGCTACGCCTATTTCAACGACAACACCATGTCCGAGGAGACGGCCGAGCAGGTCAAGCTCAACGGTTCGGCGACGCCCGTCGATGTGATGCTGGCCTCCTCCCTCTACGACGGCGCGGGCAATCTCACTCGGAAGGTCACCGGAGGCGGGAAGGTTCGTGTCGACTACGTCTACGACGCCGCGGCACGGTTGACCTCCTCGACTTTGGATCCGGTCCAACTGGGCAGGAAGACCAGCTACGTGTATGACGCGAACAACAACATCATCGAGAAGACCTTGACAGCGACCGGCTCGTCAAGGACGGAGAAGACGTTTTACCAGTACGACGTGGGCAATCAGCTCACCCAGCAGACCGTGGAGAACGGCGCCTCCGACTTCACGACGTCGCGGACCGTCGACGACCGCGGCCTTATCACCGAGATCACCGACCCGCGAGGCAATGTCCCTGGTGCCACTCGGATGGACTACACGACGCTCATCACCTATGACGTCCTCGGCAGGACAACAACAGTGCAGGAGCCGCCGGTGAAGGTGGAGCGCAACGGCGCGGCGGCGGTCACGCAACGACCCACCTCCCGGATAGGTTACAACGCCGCAGGTGAAGAGACCCACCAGACCGATCCGGAGAACCGGAGCCTGGTAACCGCCTATGACAAGGCGGGACGGATCAGGTCTGTCACCGGCAGCCCGTACACGCCGCCCGGCGGGACGGCGGTGACTCCGCAGATCGCCCTGGGATATGACGCCGGCGGCCGAGTCATCACCTCGACCGACCCTCGAGGCAACGTCACCGACATCACCTACGACGTCCTAGGACGAAAGGTGCGCGTCACCGATCCGCCAGCGACACAGGGCGCGGCGCGCAGCACCTGGGACTATACCTACACCCTCACCGGAGAGATGCTCTCGACGACGGACCCGACTGGAGCCAGGACCGAGGCCACCTATGACGGGCTGAGCCGGCAGATCACCGCGACGAGGATCGAGCGTAAGCCCACCGCCGCCGCATTCACGACGAACGCCGAGTATGATCCGGCAGACCACCTGATCGCGGTCACACAACCCTCGGGCGACCGCATCCAACTGACGGTCAATGCGGCCGGAGAGGTCACCGGGCGGACCGACGCCCTGGGCCACTCCAGCACGTTCGGCTTCGATTTCGCGGGCCGTCAAATCTCGGTCACCGACGCACTCGGCAACAGCACCGTGGCCGAATATGACCTAGCGGGACGCAAGATCGCCACCAAGTACCTGAACTCCTCGGCCGCCGTGCAGCGCACGTACGGGTTCGGCTACGACGAAACCGGCAACCTCACCAGCCAGACGAGCCCGGAAGGCCACGTCACTCAACGCTCCTATGACGCCGCCAACCGGCTCGTCCGGCAGGTGGAGCCGGTATCCGCCTCGAAGGTCATCACCACGTCGTTCGGATACGACGCGGCGGGAGGCCGCACGCGCAGAACCGACGGACGCGGCAACGTCTTCCTCACCACCTACAACACCCTGGGAGTGGTGGAATCCCAAATCGAGCCCGCGACACAGGCGCACCCCAACCCGGCGGATCGCACCTGGACGGCCTCCTACGACGCGGCAGGCAACACGACCGGCGTTCTGCAACCCGGTAGTGTTCGCGTCACCAACAGCTACGACAACCTCAACCGGCTGATCTCCGCGCAGGGAAGCGGAGCGGAGGCCGCCACCCAGACCAGTACGTTCGACTATGACGACGCTGGTCGGCTGATCAGTGCGGGAGACCTGGCTTTCACGTTCAACGATCGTGGCCTGCTGCTGTCCACCGCCAAGGCGGGCACTCCCGGGACGCTGTCGACGTTCGGCTATGACGGCAACGACCGCCTCACCCAGCGGACCGACGCCGCCGGCACAGCCGTGTTCACCTACGATGCCGCCGACCGGCTCAAGACCATGATCGACCCGATCGCCAATGCCACCCTGACCTACGGCTACGACAACGCCGACCGGCTCACCGGCATCGACTACGGTGCGAACAAGGCTAAGCGTACCTACGTGTACGACGCGATGAGCCGCCTCACCAGTGACACGCTCAAGACCGCGGCAGGCGCGAACGTCGCCTCCATTGGCTACGGCTACGACCTGGATGACAACCTCACGACCAAGACGACCACGGGTATGGCCGGGGCCGGGACCAACACCTACACCTACGACCGCAGCAACCGCCTGATCTCTTGGACGGCCCCCGGCGGAGCGGTCACCGCCTACGAGTGGGATGACTCCGGCAACCGCACCAAGGCGGGTTCTAAAACCTACGCCTACGACGAGCGCAGCCGCCTGCTGTCCGGCGACGGGACGACCTACACCTACGCAGCCCGCGGGACCACCGCCACCCAGACCACGGGCAGCGTGACCAAGGTGCTCCAGTTCGACGCATTCGACCGGATGATCGCGGATGGACAGGCCACCTATATCTACGACGCCCTGAACCGGGTGACGAGCCGCGCACAAGGCACGGCCGTCAGCAAGCACCTCTATGGCGACCTCTCCAACGACATCGCCGCCACGACGGACGCGACCGGCACCAAGCTGGCGAGTTACAGCCGCAACGCCGCCGGTCAACTCACCAGCGTCTCCGACGCGTCCGGCGCGCGTCTCGCCTTGGCCGACCAGCATGGCGACGTCGTCGGCACCTTCGATTCCGCTGCCACCGCACTGGCCGACTCGGTCGCCTACAGCCCCTTCGGTGAAGAAACCGCGAGGAACGGCACTCGCCACGACGTCGGTTTCCAAGGCGAGTACACCGATCCGGCCACTGGCAAGGTGAACATGCACGCCCGCTGGTACCAACCGGTCACGGGAACCTTCGCCAGCCGTGACGAAGCCGATCTCAATCCCACCCCGTCTGTCCAGGCCAACCGCTACACCTACGCCAACGCGGACCCGCTGTCCAACACCGACCCGACGGGCCACTCCGCACGAGCCATCTACTGCAGCAACTGCCCCCAACCCCCTGCCGTGAAGATGCCGGGTGGATATATGTGCACCAACGGCATCTGCGTCCGGCCGGACTCCGTCGAGCAGTGGTGGAACGACTACATCAACTCTCCGGGGTTCGAGTACTACAACAATCCGCGCCTGTCCGACGAGGAGATCAAGAGGCTCGGCTACAAGTACATGCCCAACGGCAGGCCTGTAGAGGACAATGTGCCCTTCTGGGACATGAGCCCTGAGGCGCAGGAACTCTACATGCAGCGCTACCAGCCGACTCTGACCCCTGATGAGCACTTCGCACTCGCCGTCGACTCTATGGTCGCGGCCGATGACGAAGAGGGATTCGAGGCCCTGTACCTGGGCCTGCCCAGCGGCGGCAAGGGCGTGTCCTCCAAGAAGGTGTTCCGTGCGCTCAAATCGGCCAGGGACTTGTTCCAAACGCTCAAAGCGTGCCACTCCCACCTCGGCAGCAAGGGATGCAAGGTCGTGATCGCCGCTCAATGGGCGGCATTCATGAGTCAGGTCTGCGATAGAAACATGATCACGGGCCAGTGCATACCGACCAAAGTCGGCAGTATGCTGGGAGTATTCGGGATTCCAATCAAGCTCATGGCCTTCCTGTACGAAACGAACGGCGGGCTCACCAAGGAACAGTTCCATGAGGCGCTGTTGAAGTGGGCGAAGAAGGAGGGGGCCACCTGCGAGAAGGACCAGCAGTCGGGACTCACCGTATGCGGCGGGCTCAAGAGCGGAACACACTTCGGCAACAGTGGAACCACCTTGGGGGACATCCTGCTGACCGGGCGGCCCCTCAAGAACATCAGCCGCACATTCCTGAACCACGAGGCGGAGCACATGCGCCAGTGGAATTTCTACTACAACCATACGAAGTTTTGGCCGACGTTCCTTACCTACTACTTCGCGGAGATGATCAATAAGTTCGGCGATATCTGCGACAACATCTATGAGCGGCAAGCCGAGAAAAAGGGCAAGACCTACAACTGTTGA
- a CDS encoding 1,4-dihydroxy-2-naphthoyl-CoA synthase: MNVSELFDPSAWREVEGFGFTDITYHRSAEARSGKRVVRVAFDRPEVRNAFRPHTVDELYRALDHARMSSDVGCVLLTGNGPSPKDGGWAFCSGGDQRIRGRSGYQYASGETSDTIDPARAGRLHILEVQRLIRMMPKVVIAVVPGWAAGGGHSLHVVCDLTLASAEHARFKQTDADVGSFDAGYGSAYLARMTGQKFAREIFFLGEDYTAAEMHAMGAVNRVVPHADLEATALEWGWKVIGKSPQAQRMLKFAFNLIDDGLVGQQVFAGEATRLAYMTDEAVEGRDAFLEKRPPDWERFPYYY; the protein is encoded by the coding sequence ATCAACGTGTCCGAGCTGTTCGACCCGTCCGCGTGGCGTGAGGTCGAGGGGTTCGGCTTCACCGACATCACCTACCACCGGTCGGCGGAGGCGCGCTCCGGCAAGCGGGTCGTGCGCGTCGCGTTCGACCGGCCGGAGGTGCGTAACGCCTTCCGGCCGCACACGGTGGACGAGTTGTACCGGGCGCTGGACCACGCGCGCATGAGCTCCGATGTCGGGTGCGTGCTGCTCACCGGGAACGGGCCCTCGCCCAAGGACGGCGGCTGGGCGTTCTGCTCCGGCGGCGACCAGCGGATCCGCGGGCGGTCGGGGTACCAGTACGCGAGCGGGGAGACCTCCGACACGATCGACCCGGCACGGGCGGGGCGCCTGCACATCCTGGAGGTGCAGCGGCTGATCCGCATGATGCCGAAGGTCGTCATCGCGGTCGTGCCCGGGTGGGCTGCGGGCGGCGGGCACTCGCTGCACGTGGTGTGCGATCTGACGCTGGCCTCGGCGGAGCACGCCCGGTTCAAGCAGACCGACGCCGACGTGGGCTCCTTCGACGCCGGGTACGGCTCGGCGTACCTGGCCCGCATGACCGGCCAGAAGTTCGCCCGCGAGATCTTCTTCCTCGGCGAGGACTACACGGCCGCCGAGATGCACGCCATGGGCGCGGTCAACCGCGTCGTCCCGCACGCCGACCTGGAGGCCACCGCCCTGGAGTGGGGCTGGAAGGTCATCGGCAAGTCCCCCCAGGCCCAGCGCATGCTGAAGTTCGCCTTCAACCTGATCGACGACGGCCTGGTCGGCCAACAGGTCTTCGCCGGCGAGGCCACCCGCCTGGCCTACATGACCGACGAGGCCGTAGAGGGCCGCGACGCCTTCCTCGAGAAGCGCCCCCCTGACTGGGAACGCTTCCCGTACTACTACTAA
- a CDS encoding TIGR02677 family protein produces the protein MSDRLKLFNFTRRDDHVAYLWVLRAMDRLREVHQVQVDGEQVGAALAELARLHDELPFPADVRLRDRLDALHDDGVVHRFDDASRAGTLVRYRNRQSVYQFSELGYWAYTAVEGLLATRIQDANLSRLVFSDILEDLRELAVANRSGEAEQVYRRLSRLDSVMEDMGRRSAHFHVTLGEIMRSTDTSPDTFLRHKNALLAHMSDFMSELDRYLPRLDRAVREVEATGLITLLSRAADADERPFMTFPDRLEDWRRRWTALRAWFTADGGETSRAGELRHATRTAVSGVIALLRQITEAQRGGVNRATQLRHLAEWVHNVPDEGAAHALMGAAFNTRSARHAGGAHDDDEQISPRATWWDAPGVEISVTLFRTGRAPTPGVPQPVRANRGARAALRRGQAAARAAEREAAAGLADLGAYGRVLDETETRVLLKLLTRALESRTVVKGLVRGASGSGDAMAIRLVPSDTGSTIATSQGLLHLPGFRVELTGRLRGGGR, from the coding sequence GTGAGCGACAGGTTGAAGCTCTTCAACTTCACCCGCCGCGACGACCATGTCGCGTACCTGTGGGTGCTGCGGGCCATGGACCGGCTGCGCGAGGTGCATCAGGTGCAGGTCGACGGTGAGCAGGTCGGGGCGGCGCTGGCCGAGCTGGCCAGGCTGCACGACGAGCTTCCGTTCCCGGCCGACGTCCGCCTGCGCGACCGGCTCGACGCCCTCCACGACGACGGCGTGGTGCACCGCTTCGACGACGCCTCCCGGGCCGGCACCCTGGTGCGCTACCGCAACCGCCAGTCGGTGTACCAGTTCAGCGAGCTCGGCTACTGGGCGTACACCGCGGTCGAGGGCCTGCTGGCCACGCGCATCCAGGACGCCAACCTGTCCCGCCTGGTGTTCTCCGACATCCTCGAAGACCTGCGGGAGCTGGCGGTCGCCAACCGGTCGGGGGAGGCCGAGCAGGTCTACCGCAGGCTGTCCCGCCTGGACTCGGTCATGGAGGACATGGGGCGCCGCTCCGCGCACTTCCACGTCACGCTGGGCGAGATCATGCGGTCCACCGACACCTCGCCGGACACCTTCCTGCGGCACAAGAACGCGCTGCTCGCGCACATGTCCGACTTCATGTCCGAGCTGGACCGCTACCTGCCGCGCCTGGACCGCGCCGTGCGCGAGGTCGAGGCCACCGGGCTCATCACGCTGCTGTCCCGCGCCGCCGACGCCGACGAGCGCCCGTTCATGACCTTCCCCGATCGTCTGGAGGACTGGCGGCGGCGCTGGACGGCGCTGCGGGCGTGGTTCACCGCGGACGGCGGCGAGACCTCGCGCGCGGGCGAGCTGCGGCACGCCACGCGCACGGCCGTCTCCGGGGTGATCGCGCTGCTGCGGCAGATCACCGAGGCGCAGCGTGGCGGTGTCAACCGGGCCACCCAGCTCCGGCATCTGGCCGAATGGGTGCACAACGTTCCCGACGAGGGCGCCGCGCACGCGCTGATGGGCGCCGCGTTCAACACGCGATCGGCGCGGCACGCCGGAGGGGCACATGACGACGACGAGCAGATCTCGCCCCGCGCCACGTGGTGGGACGCGCCAGGCGTCGAGATCTCGGTGACGTTGTTCCGCACCGGCAGGGCGCCCACTCCGGGCGTGCCGCAGCCGGTCCGCGCCAACAGGGGAGCGCGCGCCGCCCTGCGCCGCGGCCAGGCCGCCGCGCGCGCCGCCGAGCGCGAGGCCGCGGCCGGTCTGGCGGACCTCGGCGCCTACGGGCGCGTCCTGGACGAGACCGAGACCCGCGTCCTGCTCAAGCTGCTCACCCGCGCGCTCGAAAGCAGGACCGTCGTGAAAGGGCTGGTGCGGGGCGCCTCGGGCTCGGGCGACGCCATGGCGATCCGCCTGGTCCCCTCCGACACCGGGAGCACGATCGCCACCTCCCAAGGTCTGCTGCACCTCCCCGGCTTCCGCGTCGAACTCACGGGCCGCCTCCGAGGAGGCGGGCGATGA